From the genome of Sulfurovum sp. NBC37-1, one region includes:
- a CDS encoding valine--tRNA ligase, which produces MSETEKKAVYNPKEIEESYYNIWEDRGYFEIEGNREIQEEGKNFCIMMPPPNVTGHLHIGHGLTFTLQDIIVRYKRMDGFKTLWQPGTDHAGIATQNVVEKQLLAEGTTKEEIGREAFLKRAWQQKDSSGNAITKQLRKLGVSPAWSRERFTMDEGLANAVKKSFKQMYDNGDIVRGNYMINWCTHDGALSDIEVEHEDHLGHLYHLRYPLTDGSGFVIVATTRPETYFGDTAVMVNPNDERYKDLVGKSVTLPLIGREVKIITDEHVDMEFGTGVVKVTPAHDPNDYEVGKRHNLDFITIFDEKGILNEECGEFTGMERLKAREPIMAKLEEEGFVEKVEEHAHQVGHCYRCKNIVEPYISKQWFVKKEFAKASIEKVNNGEAEFFPAHWINSYNAWMSELRDWCISRQLWWGHQIPVMYCNDCGAEFAFDGETPTKCVKCGSENIHQDEDVLDTWFSSGLWPFSTLGWGNGEAFKNEKWFEEDMKEFYPNQLLITGFDILFFWVARMLMMGENITGELPFKDIYLHALVKDEKGEKMSKSKGNVIDPLVMIEKYSTDALRFTLAVLAVQGRDIKLSEEKLEQSRNFTNKLFNATNYLQLNQDTFEDLKQENIQTPLGRYMLSRFNLAVKETRDYIDQYRFNDAATTLYRFMWGEFCDWGIELSKASKESVAELGSIFKESLKLLHPFMPFITENLYQRLSGTELEESTSIMVMPYPKVTEIDEEIAEQFNLAIEAIVSVRRCKTLIEKGNQKIEKAAIKFNKEADTALLKPFIEKLGKVEEVSFVNEKLPNCVTDVSDSLETMISTEDIDMSAIIGKLTKQKEKLEKEIQKLSGMLNNKKFVANAPEQVIAVNRKALEEAQNKIEKVKAELQGFGG; this is translated from the coding sequence ATGAGCGAAACAGAAAAAAAAGCGGTATACAACCCCAAAGAGATCGAAGAGAGTTACTACAATATCTGGGAAGACCGCGGATATTTTGAGATAGAGGGCAACAGAGAGATACAGGAAGAGGGAAAGAACTTCTGTATCATGATGCCTCCCCCTAATGTCACCGGGCACCTTCATATCGGACACGGACTGACCTTCACCCTTCAGGACATCATCGTGCGTTACAAGAGAATGGACGGGTTCAAAACACTCTGGCAGCCCGGTACGGACCATGCAGGGATCGCGACACAGAACGTCGTTGAGAAACAGCTCCTGGCAGAAGGGACCACCAAAGAGGAGATAGGACGTGAAGCCTTTCTTAAAAGAGCATGGCAGCAGAAGGACAGTTCAGGCAACGCCATTACCAAACAGTTGAGAAAACTCGGTGTATCACCTGCCTGGAGCCGTGAACGTTTCACGATGGACGAAGGCTTGGCCAATGCCGTCAAAAAATCTTTCAAGCAAATGTACGACAACGGCGATATTGTCCGCGGGAACTACATGATCAACTGGTGTACCCATGACGGTGCCCTCTCCGACATTGAAGTGGAACATGAAGACCATCTCGGGCATCTTTACCACCTCAGATATCCGCTTACGGACGGTTCAGGCTTTGTTATCGTTGCGACCACGCGTCCGGAGACCTATTTTGGAGATACCGCCGTGATGGTCAACCCCAACGATGAACGCTACAAAGACCTTGTTGGAAAGAGCGTAACGCTTCCTCTCATCGGACGTGAAGTAAAGATCATCACCGACGAACATGTCGATATGGAGTTCGGTACGGGGGTCGTAAAGGTTACGCCGGCACATGACCCGAACGATTACGAAGTAGGCAAAAGACATAACCTCGACTTCATCACTATCTTCGATGAGAAAGGTATTCTCAACGAAGAGTGCGGGGAATTTACCGGAATGGAACGTCTTAAGGCAAGAGAACCCATTATGGCAAAACTCGAAGAAGAAGGTTTCGTAGAGAAAGTGGAAGAGCATGCCCATCAAGTCGGCCACTGCTACCGCTGTAAGAACATTGTGGAACCTTACATTTCAAAACAGTGGTTCGTCAAAAAAGAATTCGCCAAAGCATCCATAGAGAAGGTCAACAACGGTGAAGCGGAATTCTTCCCAGCACACTGGATCAACTCCTACAATGCCTGGATGAGTGAACTGCGTGACTGGTGTATCTCCAGACAGCTCTGGTGGGGACACCAGATACCGGTCATGTACTGTAACGACTGCGGTGCAGAGTTTGCCTTTGACGGTGAGACACCGACAAAATGTGTGAAGTGTGGCTCTGAGAACATTCACCAGGACGAAGATGTGCTTGACACCTGGTTCTCTTCAGGACTCTGGCCTTTCTCAACGCTGGGCTGGGGTAACGGTGAAGCCTTCAAAAATGAAAAATGGTTCGAGGAGGATATGAAAGAGTTCTACCCCAACCAGCTTCTTATTACCGGTTTCGACATTCTCTTTTTCTGGGTTGCCAGAATGTTGATGATGGGTGAGAACATTACCGGAGAACTCCCTTTCAAAGACATTTATCTGCATGCGCTGGTCAAAGATGAAAAAGGCGAAAAGATGTCCAAATCCAAAGGGAATGTCATCGATCCGCTTGTCATGATAGAGAAGTACTCTACCGATGCGCTCAGATTTACGCTTGCCGTGCTCGCTGTACAGGGACGCGACATCAAGCTGAGTGAAGAGAAGCTCGAGCAGAGCCGTAACTTCACCAACAAGCTTTTCAATGCAACGAATTACCTGCAACTCAACCAGGACACCTTCGAAGACCTGAAGCAGGAGAACATTCAAACGCCGCTTGGACGCTACATGCTCTCACGTTTCAACCTTGCAGTCAAAGAGACCAGGGACTACATTGACCAGTACCGCTTCAACGATGCGGCAACAACACTCTACCGCTTCATGTGGGGCGAGTTTTGCGACTGGGGCATCGAGCTGAGTAAGGCAAGCAAGGAGAGTGTAGCCGAGCTGGGCAGCATCTTTAAGGAGTCACTGAAACTCCTGCACCCTTTCATGCCCTTCATTACCGAGAACCTTTACCAGAGGCTTTCAGGTACAGAACTTGAAGAGAGCACGTCCATTATGGTCATGCCTTATCCAAAAGTGACCGAGATCGATGAAGAGATCGCCGAACAGTTCAACCTTGCCATAGAAGCGATCGTGTCGGTAAGGCGCTGTAAGACCCTCATCGAAAAAGGCAACCAGAAGATTGAAAAGGCGGCCATCAAGTTCAACAAAGAAGCAGATACAGCCCTGCTCAAACCGTTCATTGAGAAGCTTGGGAAAGTTGAAGAGGTGAGCTTTGTAAATGAAAAACTGCCAAACTGTGTCACTGACGTTTCCGACAGCCTTGAGACGATGATCTCCACGGAAGATATCGATATGTCCGCGATCATCGGCAAACTCACCAAACAGAAAGAGAAGCTTGAAAAAGAGATACAGAAGCTTTCAGGAATGCTCAACAACAAAAAATTCGTCGCCAATGCACCTGAACAGGTCATTGCAGTGAACCGAAAGGCGCTTGAAGAGGCGCAGAACAAAATAGAAAAAGTCAAAGCTGAGCTTCAAGGGTTCGGCGGCTGA
- a CDS encoding tetratricopeptide repeat protein — translation MTAQLQEAFNTLSAKEYDKAFALYSALAEQKEPTSFYYLGFLYFRGFGVDQDSKKAFENYLEAATREVPLAQFEVALMLENGEGCEQNFSEAAFWYEEAAKRGNIDAFNNLAAMFKEGRGVEQDYKKAYVLFKKAAMAGNASAQFNLGALYDMGLGCEENKEKAIEWCRKASFQGHQKAKEIMMRMQNDGQIVF, via the coding sequence ATGACTGCACAGTTACAAGAAGCGTTCAATACACTGAGCGCAAAAGAATACGACAAAGCCTTTGCACTCTACTCTGCCCTGGCCGAGCAGAAAGAGCCGACCTCTTTCTATTACCTCGGATTCCTCTACTTCAGAGGCTTCGGTGTGGATCAGGATTCAAAGAAAGCCTTTGAGAACTACCTTGAAGCCGCCACAAGAGAAGTGCCACTCGCACAGTTCGAAGTGGCGCTGATGCTCGAGAACGGTGAAGGCTGCGAACAGAATTTTTCCGAAGCGGCCTTCTGGTACGAAGAGGCGGCAAAAAGAGGCAACATCGATGCCTTCAACAACCTTGCAGCCATGTTCAAAGAGGGACGCGGTGTCGAACAGGACTATAAAAAAGCCTATGTCCTTTTCAAAAAAGCCGCTATGGCAGGCAATGCCTCTGCACAGTTCAACCTCGGCGCTCTCTACGACATGGGGCTTGGCTGTGAAGAGAATAAGGAAAAAGCCATTGAGTGGTGCCGAAAAGCTTCTTTCCAGGGCCATCAAAAGGCCAAAGAAATCATGATGCGAATGCAGAATGATGGGCAAATCGTTTTTTGA
- a CDS encoding putative bifunctional diguanylate cyclase/phosphodiesterase yields MNFIKKLLYFKTYREIKPEVLQNLFSSMQGTLIALVILETILFFMLLPFMGKIMYLWYAVILSLSVSRLYDGYQYRKNPKKHSVVHWHKLVAVKAWSTALLLMLLALITIPQLSEYHQLFVFMILIGISGGAVLSLSSDYRMAIIHVTILLVPVAVEMLLLQTWNSIIIGLLLILYFITLVSVVFSDHDINLLMERKNEEIARVQSELQSKQEMLSLIFEQAPIGIFTYNNDLVITDCNQTSLDLFRLKKEEIVGISLSQLPDSSPVEPSKKALTEGTQTYVGPYRSIKKIDYWVEAKCAPLYNREYNVVGGITLIEDKTKEHNALKELQYYATHDSLTSLNNRRGFISFMEKMISRQEHQTYYSILFYMDLNQFKYINDSLGHSFGDKLLIAVSERLKLLVDEHNNLTRMGGDEFIIVAPFIDKELQKTKEKAEECIAKIQKSFDEPFVIDDVLLHVKTSIGVVIIEPNFNNIEEIVRHADVSMYQAKKHGHEYISYYNKALDAERKKIFNLQHELISALRDNELELYYQPIVNIKDDSLRAAEALIRWQHPEQGLVLPEDFIPVAIESGIIVEVGWWVLDTVCRQIKEWKETGKWKVKYVSINLNAKQLLKNNFARTFLGKLDEYGVNSSDIKIEITETSLIDNFEITQDVIQELQKNGIKCAIDDFGTGYSSLSYLKKLSFSVLKIDREFMFDLVSDEESITLMRTMISIGKQFNYNVVIEGIEDIYQKNLIREIDDTVSYQGYVISPPLPEAEFRERFLS; encoded by the coding sequence ATGAATTTTATAAAGAAACTATTGTATTTTAAAACGTACAGGGAAATCAAGCCTGAGGTACTTCAGAATCTTTTTTCCTCCATGCAAGGGACACTAATCGCTCTTGTCATACTTGAAACAATCCTCTTTTTTATGCTGCTCCCGTTCATGGGAAAGATAATGTATCTGTGGTATGCCGTGATCCTTTCTCTCTCAGTATCTCGCTTGTATGATGGATATCAGTACAGAAAAAACCCAAAAAAACATTCTGTGGTGCATTGGCATAAACTGGTTGCTGTCAAGGCTTGGTCAACAGCTCTTTTGCTGATGCTTTTGGCTCTGATCACCATACCCCAGCTCAGTGAGTACCATCAGCTTTTTGTATTTATGATCCTTATTGGTATCAGCGGAGGGGCGGTCCTGTCTCTCTCTTCGGACTACCGTATGGCCATTATCCATGTTACGATACTGCTCGTGCCTGTTGCCGTAGAAATGCTGCTGCTGCAGACATGGAATTCAATCATTATCGGGTTGCTGCTGATACTCTATTTCATTACATTGGTCAGTGTCGTGTTCAGTGACCATGACATCAATCTTCTGATGGAGAGAAAGAATGAAGAGATCGCAAGGGTGCAGTCTGAGCTCCAGAGTAAGCAGGAAATGCTATCACTCATTTTCGAACAGGCTCCCATAGGTATATTCACGTACAATAATGATCTTGTCATTACAGACTGCAATCAGACATCTCTTGATCTTTTCAGACTGAAAAAAGAGGAGATCGTAGGTATCAGCCTAAGCCAACTTCCAGACAGCAGTCCCGTGGAACCTTCGAAGAAAGCACTTACAGAGGGGACACAGACCTATGTTGGTCCCTACCGCTCCATAAAAAAGATTGACTACTGGGTTGAAGCCAAATGTGCACCTCTTTACAATAGGGAATACAATGTAGTGGGAGGTATTACCCTGATAGAGGATAAGACAAAAGAGCATAATGCGCTGAAAGAGCTGCAATATTATGCAACGCATGATTCTCTGACATCACTGAACAACCGAAGAGGATTTATATCATTCATGGAAAAGATGATCTCAAGACAAGAGCATCAGACATACTATTCCATCCTTTTCTATATGGATCTCAACCAGTTCAAATACATCAATGACTCCCTGGGCCATTCTTTCGGAGACAAACTTCTCATAGCGGTTTCCGAACGCCTGAAACTGCTTGTGGATGAACATAACAACCTCACCAGAATGGGAGGTGATGAATTCATTATCGTTGCACCTTTCATAGATAAGGAGTTGCAAAAAACAAAAGAAAAGGCTGAAGAGTGTATAGCAAAAATACAGAAAAGTTTCGATGAACCTTTCGTGATAGACGATGTCCTCCTGCATGTAAAAACCAGTATAGGTGTGGTTATCATCGAACCGAATTTCAATAATATAGAAGAGATCGTGAGGCATGCGGATGTTTCCATGTACCAGGCAAAAAAACATGGACATGAGTATATTTCTTATTATAACAAGGCATTGGATGCTGAACGTAAAAAAATCTTTAATCTGCAGCATGAACTTATCTCTGCACTGCGTGACAATGAACTGGAACTCTACTATCAGCCAATTGTCAATATAAAAGATGATTCGTTACGTGCGGCTGAAGCACTGATCCGCTGGCAGCACCCTGAACAGGGCCTTGTCCTGCCTGAAGACTTCATTCCTGTGGCCATTGAGTCTGGTATCATAGTAGAGGTGGGCTGGTGGGTTCTCGATACGGTATGCAGACAGATAAAAGAGTGGAAAGAAACAGGAAAGTGGAAAGTAAAATATGTTTCCATTAACCTCAATGCAAAGCAGTTGCTGAAAAATAATTTTGCACGGACTTTTCTGGGAAAACTTGATGAATACGGGGTCAACAGTTCCGATATCAAAATAGAGATCACAGAAACTTCCCTGATCGATAATTTTGAAATAACACAGGATGTGATACAGGAGTTGCAGAAAAACGGTATCAAATGTGCCATTGATGATTTTGGCACAGGGTATTCGTCACTCTCCTATTTGAAAAAGCTCTCTTTCTCCGTCTTGAAGATCGACAGGGAGTTTATGTTTGACCTTGTCAGTGATGAGGAGAGTATCACATTGATGCGTACCATGATCAGTATCGGGAAACAGTTCAACTATAATGTGGTCATAGAAGGGATCGAGGATATCTATCAAAAGAACCTCATCAGAGAGATCGATGACACAGTAAGTTATCAGGGATACGTCATCAGCCCACCTCTTCCTGAGGCGGAATTTAGAGAAAGGTTTCTGAGTTAA
- a CDS encoding Y-family DNA polymerase has protein sequence MFLHIDIDSFFASAERTVDSSLKGIPMAVGSRSNLEIFNRKRTNIRLMNDNSGAFVTPVFYSDREKTFDSYFVDRVEGKEKIRGIITTASYEARAYGVKTAMPIAQALQLCPQMVVVPSNYPRYHRFSHQIHAFMMKEMPKVEQFSIDEFFADVSGWIEDENVYAFAQELKAKMIERFDIPVSIGISKAKWIAKLATESAKPFGVYEVKDIDAYIEDMPIKAFPGIGRGFQKRLEDRYIKTLGDVKRNKSLFYSWKKPGIQLYHRVTGTCNEGIESRGERKSIGISRTFDPLYDPHEVKRRIMIMARHITYMVMAIEVNPTTFYLKVNYEYGIRAKKSETVNRLFSEQLFKSELSTMFEEVMLPGKGAVKLTLNVSNFTMHHARTLSLLDLNDDISAHALTCHIHSLREQFGLDIVKTADEL, from the coding sequence ATGTTCCTGCATATCGATATCGATAGTTTTTTTGCTTCAGCTGAACGGACGGTAGACTCCTCTCTCAAAGGCATACCCATGGCTGTGGGCAGCCGAAGCAATCTGGAGATATTCAACCGTAAACGTACCAATATCAGACTGATGAACGATAACAGCGGTGCCTTTGTGACACCGGTATTTTACAGTGACAGGGAAAAGACATTCGACTCCTATTTCGTAGACAGGGTAGAGGGGAAAGAGAAGATACGCGGTATCATCACTACGGCCAGTTACGAGGCACGGGCGTATGGGGTCAAGACGGCGATGCCCATTGCACAGGCGTTGCAGCTGTGTCCCCAAATGGTGGTGGTCCCTTCCAACTATCCGCGCTATCACAGGTTTTCTCATCAAATACATGCCTTTATGATGAAAGAGATGCCCAAGGTGGAGCAGTTCAGTATCGATGAGTTCTTTGCCGATGTCAGCGGCTGGATAGAAGATGAAAACGTATACGCCTTTGCCCAGGAGCTGAAAGCCAAAATGATCGAACGGTTCGATATCCCGGTATCCATCGGGATATCCAAAGCCAAATGGATCGCGAAGCTCGCTACAGAATCGGCCAAGCCTTTCGGAGTCTATGAAGTAAAAGATATCGATGCCTACATCGAAGATATGCCCATTAAAGCATTTCCAGGTATAGGAAGAGGGTTCCAGAAACGCCTGGAAGACCGATATATCAAAACACTGGGAGATGTGAAACGGAACAAATCGCTCTTTTACTCCTGGAAAAAGCCAGGCATACAACTCTACCACAGGGTCACAGGTACCTGCAATGAAGGTATTGAAAGCAGGGGGGAGAGAAAGTCCATCGGGATCAGCAGAACCTTCGACCCGCTCTATGACCCTCATGAGGTCAAAAGGCGGATCATGATCATGGCCAGGCATATTACCTACATGGTCATGGCGATCGAAGTGAACCCGACCACGTTCTACCTCAAGGTAAACTATGAGTATGGCATCAGGGCCAAGAAGAGTGAAACGGTCAACAGGCTTTTCAGTGAACAGCTCTTCAAGAGTGAACTTTCCACCATGTTTGAAGAGGTGATGTTACCGGGCAAGGGTGCAGTGAAACTGACGCTAAATGTATCAAACTTCACCATGCATCATGCCAGAACACTTTCTTTGCTTGACCTGAACGATGATATCTCCGCCCATGCACTCACTTGTCACATCCATTCCCTTAGAGAGCAATTTGGACTCGATATAGTCAAAACAGCAGATGAGTTATAG
- a CDS encoding bifunctional diguanylate cyclase/phosphodiesterase: MTTTKKTEMDEKIKERFELALCGSKTSILDWDMVNHTLYISPSWKEMLGYREDELPNAESTWKKLAYPRDIVNVMRSLKKHIREHRKVFENNHRLRHKDGHWIWVLGRARIIYDEAGNPIRMVGTHTDITEEKELQLKYSQQAQVLEQIHDAVILLDMDGFIRSWNKGSEILFEYRADEVIGKNFSILFSDNITSAYEKWISELKENGEYKGEMFLQKKSGEPLYAVFSFSLLKNQNGETTEVVSLIHDITEQKKAEAVLQEQKNILRYQAHHDALTRLPNRVLFFDRLEQSIRKTARSEKDFALFFIDLDKFKHINDSLGHSIGDRVLRVTAKRIKETIRQEDTLARLSGDEFTVIMEDLGHPEDASVLAEKILLVLQKPMYIDEYTLYISGSIGISLYPQDAMDTESLLKYADTAMYKAKENGRNTFEFYAPEMTEYALERIAMKTSLKEAIEKEELCVHYQPQIDARAECIIGVEALVRWQHPTRGLLHPEAFISLAEDTGLIVDIDKWVMRTAMKQVSTWHQEGLVSDVLALNISIKQLEGHNFMEEIAACLDDFDFKPKWLELEIPEGQVMKNHTETIERLKELSVMGIGISIDDFGTGYSSLSLLKRLPINRLKIDKSFIEFIPNEEDVAIVKAIIALANSLKLDVIAEGVETDDQKDFLVENGCTKIQGYYYSRPIASEQMKHFLQKRQCASRTPL; this comes from the coding sequence ATGACAACTACAAAAAAAACTGAGATGGATGAAAAAATCAAAGAGCGTTTTGAACTTGCGCTCTGTGGCAGTAAAACATCCATTTTGGATTGGGATATGGTGAACCATACACTCTATATTTCTCCAAGCTGGAAAGAGATGTTGGGCTACAGGGAGGATGAACTGCCCAATGCCGAAAGCACATGGAAAAAACTGGCATATCCCCGAGACATCGTAAATGTCATGAGGTCACTCAAAAAGCATATCAGGGAACATCGTAAAGTATTTGAGAACAACCATCGTCTGCGACATAAGGACGGACACTGGATATGGGTGCTTGGAAGAGCACGTATCATTTATGATGAAGCGGGTAATCCGATACGGATGGTGGGTACGCATACCGATATTACCGAAGAGAAAGAACTTCAGCTTAAGTACTCTCAACAGGCACAGGTATTGGAACAGATACATGATGCGGTAATATTGCTTGATATGGACGGGTTTATCAGAAGCTGGAACAAGGGCTCAGAGATACTTTTTGAGTATCGGGCCGATGAGGTAATCGGTAAAAATTTCTCTATTCTATTTTCGGACAATATCACAAGCGCATATGAAAAATGGATATCCGAGCTAAAGGAGAATGGAGAGTACAAAGGAGAGATGTTCTTGCAGAAGAAATCGGGAGAACCTCTCTATGCCGTATTTTCATTCTCGCTTTTAAAGAATCAGAATGGGGAGACAACGGAAGTCGTCAGCCTTATCCATGATATTACGGAACAGAAAAAGGCTGAAGCAGTATTGCAGGAACAAAAGAACATTTTGCGTTACCAGGCACACCACGATGCATTGACACGCCTTCCAAATCGCGTACTTTTTTTTGACAGGTTGGAGCAGAGCATTCGAAAGACAGCGCGATCCGAAAAGGACTTTGCACTTTTCTTCATTGACCTGGATAAATTCAAGCATATCAATGATTCTTTGGGACACAGTATCGGCGACAGGGTTCTCAGAGTTACGGCAAAACGCATAAAAGAGACCATTCGGCAGGAGGACACACTCGCGCGTTTGAGTGGTGACGAATTTACAGTGATCATGGAAGATCTGGGGCATCCTGAAGATGCTTCTGTTTTGGCCGAGAAGATCCTCTTAGTCCTGCAAAAGCCTATGTACATTGACGAATATACATTGTATATTTCAGGGAGTATCGGTATCAGTCTCTATCCGCAGGATGCCATGGATACAGAGAGTCTGCTGAAATATGCTGATACAGCCATGTATAAAGCCAAGGAGAATGGCCGTAATACCTTCGAGTTTTATGCACCCGAGATGACAGAATACGCGCTTGAACGTATAGCGATGAAGACAAGTCTAAAGGAAGCAATAGAGAAAGAGGAACTGTGTGTCCATTACCAGCCTCAGATTGATGCGAGGGCAGAGTGCATTATCGGTGTTGAAGCCTTGGTTAGATGGCAGCACCCCACAAGAGGTCTGCTCCATCCTGAAGCATTCATTTCTTTGGCTGAAGATACAGGTTTGATCGTCGACATTGACAAATGGGTTATGAGAACAGCTATGAAGCAGGTATCGACCTGGCATCAGGAGGGATTGGTCTCTGATGTACTCGCATTGAACATTTCCATCAAACAGCTTGAAGGACATAATTTTATGGAAGAGATTGCAGCATGTCTTGATGATTTTGATTTCAAGCCCAAATGGCTGGAGTTGGAGATCCCTGAAGGGCAAGTGATGAAAAACCATACGGAGACTATCGAGAGACTTAAGGAACTCAGTGTCATGGGTATAGGTATATCGATAGATGATTTCGGTACAGGATACTCATCGCTCTCCCTTCTTAAGCGTCTGCCTATCAACCGTTTGAAGATCGACAAGTCTTTCATAGAATTTATTCCGAATGAAGAAGATGTAGCTATTGTCAAGGCGATCATTGCACTGGCTAACAGCCTAAAACTTGATGTCATTGCCGAAGGGGTTGAAACAGATGATCAGAAAGATTTTCTGGTCGAGAACGGCTGTACCAAGATACAGGGGTATTACTACAGCAGACCTATTGCATCAGAACAGATGAAGCATTTTCTGCAAAAAAGACAGTGTGCATCCCGAACTCCTTTATAA
- a CDS encoding arsenate reductase ArsC, whose amino-acid sequence MNNKKKVLILCTGNSCRSIMAEAMINAKLGDCVEAQSSGVKASGKVNPHAKALLESKGEWRDEYHSKVIETVLDTPFDLVVTVCDAAKETCPMFPKAVKTIHVGFEDPSGKADEEYAKTYELIEKKLLPIIKKELCE is encoded by the coding sequence ATGAACAATAAAAAAAAGGTACTGATCTTATGTACAGGGAACAGCTGCCGTTCCATTATGGCTGAAGCGATGATCAACGCAAAACTCGGTGATTGTGTTGAGGCACAGAGTTCGGGTGTCAAAGCAAGCGGGAAGGTGAATCCCCATGCCAAAGCGCTTCTGGAGTCCAAAGGAGAGTGGAGAGACGAGTACCACTCCAAGGTCATAGAGACAGTACTCGATACACCGTTCGATCTTGTGGTGACCGTATGCGACGCAGCCAAAGAGACCTGCCCGATGTTCCCCAAAGCGGTCAAAACGATCCATGTCGGTTTTGAAGACCCAAGCGGAAAAGCTGATGAGGAGTACGCTAAGACCTACGAGCTCATAGAAAAAAAGCTTCTTCCCATTATTAAAAAAGAACTGTGTGAATAA
- a CDS encoding ArsR/SmtB family transcription factor, translating into MEDFLKTVSALNDETRVLLLRFFDTYGELCVCDLQASLDMIQSRLSRHLKILKEAGFLRVDRKGTWAYYSIRSPLDRFRLEALEEIRHLDIELPPLKKLSQTGECKI; encoded by the coding sequence ATGGAAGATTTTTTAAAGACGGTTTCAGCTCTAAATGATGAAACACGTGTGCTTCTGTTGCGTTTTTTTGATACCTATGGAGAATTATGTGTCTGTGACCTTCAAGCCTCGCTTGACATGATACAGTCACGCCTCTCCCGACATCTGAAAATCTTAAAAGAGGCAGGCTTTTTACGTGTGGATCGCAAGGGGACGTGGGCGTATTATTCCATCCGTTCACCGCTTGACAGGTTCAGGTTGGAAGCCCTTGAAGAGATTCGTCATCTCGACATAGAGCTGCCGCCACTAAAAAAACTATCACAAACAGGAGAATGTAAAATATGA